The sequence below is a genomic window from Uranotaenia lowii strain MFRU-FL chromosome 2, ASM2978415v1, whole genome shotgun sequence.
TGGAGAAATTGGACAATGAGAATAAAACTGTTACTGTTGGATACTCATTTCTAATCGTGTCTTTCTAATGttttaccgtatttgttttcaccacccgaaagtgttgcaccatccatgctgaaaacgagcatgaatcgagttttgcacccacctttgttggtgtacgtgaaatcggcagtgtcaacagaaaacataaagctgtcaaaaatccattacagctggtatttgttttcatttgacttcgaaaattgaaatgaaatttactttagttgatcattatctttaaataatatgaaaattttagcatgaatttattatgttgaattgtgaagatttcagatttattttgcttggtagattcgcctgtggctctgatgataactgcaataccggctgattctgggtgGTCTATGTTtactgctgctagactgcagttaccccagcttgaaggttccggtattttgaacgtttattcctcgcaaatacctcgagtacctatttccgttttcagatgacaaaagaaaagTTCTTGAAAGTCAAATTAGCGAACTCAGATCGTGGAAGtcgggggagaaaattttgctaacagaccgaaacgaacgaaattcaagctcccaatgcgggtgtagtctcgaactaccgtttttgaagggcaacgggtgggaatccgggacttggcgcaaccgagcatcgtcaccctaaggcacagctcgaagcagagtagcttcgatgcagctgaacgcttcttgctgtggagaccaacttataggaccctccgaacaagaaaacttttcggtttgggcgattccaccagatctttgggttgacctttttgcactcggatttgctgctctttttcggcatcgcctggaaccgattgcagcaaaccttctgggcacatttcttcttgggagcgttgtttgctttggaacgtgccatccaggtgaaattctccgcctctgttggaaacggcactggtattgaatccggaacaagtttccgtttttcgggataataaagagaaaaaaacagttcgaacgcaattttgcggtatagaaataaaccaaccagctgatatttgtttacatcgggaagcacgtgctgtcaaaattcatgatagtattggtgagagcgcaagcaacaccgaatattttcagagtgttccaccgtccactttatggtgcactaccagtgcacTACTCTTcatgaaaacgagcatgaaaacagcaaaaagtgcactaccggtagtgccccggtgcaccaccacttgaaaacaaattctctaTTTGTTTCCAGTCGCAGGGGTATATTTTTAGCTGTTCGCTCGCCCAGCGCCGCGACGCAACGCGTGAAGTGATGATGGGGAAGATGACCCGATCAAAAGAAACTATCATCATTCGTGTTGTGTTCATCGAGCAGGACGGATTGACGTCGTGAGTGCAgctgattaacttttttttactacaCTTTTCTTTTCCTGGTGCCCATCCATTGAGTTGCTCGCTGTAGTGCATTTTTGAAACTGTGCCTTTTATCAAACTCCATTGTTTCGAATAGAAAATCTGCCCCATCACAGCAATGGCTTATCATCAGCTCGCTAAATTTGGCTCCTTATCGGGAAACATCGCCAAGACAGGTAAGTGGTCGCGTAAGACCGGTTTTAACAACGGGGGGATTTTCCGCAGCTAAGATTTCCCCTGGCTGCTTCACTAAATGGCGGATTAAAAACGATGACGTAGAGCAGTTGCTTCATTAAAATGTTATGCTTTCCATCTTAATTTACCGTATATGTGGTAAAGGTTGTTTCTAAAGCACAGATAAAATCCAGAGATGACGAATAGACTACGTATCAATCTATTTCTATTGCTTAGTTGTACTATAAATTACTTTTGTCATCTATGACTATATCGTCTTGCAATGTGACTTACGGAATTAAACTGAGTCCAAAGTCCAATTTCGTCACCGCAGTCGCTCGTGAAGCTCGCTCAATGCTTCTGCCTTTTTTAACTGATTCAAGCAGAGCGCTGACTTTGAGCTTCCATTATCAGCTTGCAATGTACTGTCTCGTTTCGCTTTTCGGTCAAATGGTTGATTGTTTACTGGTTATTTAATATGTTGTTGATTTGATTACATTTTGAAATGGTATAAGGTTTAGTCattcttataccgtatttgttttcaccacccgaaagtgttgcaccttccacgctgaaaacgagcatgaatcgagtgttgcacccacctttgttggtgtacgtgaaatcgacagtgtcaacagaaaacattaAGCTGTCAacaatccattacagctggtatttgttttcgtttgacttcgaaaattgaaatgaaatttactttagttgatcattatcttttaaataatatgaaaattttagcatgaatttatatactatgttgaattgtgaagatttcagatttattttgcttgatagattcgcctctggctctgatgataactgcaataccggctgattctgggtgGTCTATGTTtactgctgctagactgcagttaccccagcttgagggttccggtattttgaacgtttattcctcgcaaatacctcgagtacctatttccgttttcagatgacaaaagaaaattcttggaagtcaaattggcgaactcagatcgcggaaatcgggggagaaaattttgctaacagaccgaaacgaacgaaattcaagctcccaatgcgggtgtagtctcgaactaccgtttttgaagggcaacgggtgggaatccgggacttggcgcagctgaacgcttcttgctgtggagaccaacttataggaccctcccgaacaacaccagatctttgggttggcctttttgcactcggatttgctgcccTTTTTCAGCATCGCccggaaccgattgcagcaagccttctgggcacatttcttcttgggagcgttgtttgctttggaacgtgccatccaggtgaaattctccgcctctgttggaaacggcactggtattgaatccggaacaagtttccgttcttcgggataataaagagaaaaatcagctcgaacgcaattttcgcggtatagaaataaaccaaccagctgatatttgtttacatcgggaagcacgtgctgtcaaaattcatgatagtattggtgagagcgcaagcaacaccgaatattttcagagtgttccaccctccactttatggtgcactaccagtggactactcatcgtgaaaacgagcatgaaaacagcaaaaagtgcactaccggtagtgccccggtgcaccaccacacgaaaacgaattctctattatagagaattcgttttcaagtggtggtgcaccggtgcactaccggtagtgcactttttatcgttttcatgctcgttttcacgataAGTAgtgcactggtagtgcaccataaagtggacggtggaacactctgaaaatatttggtgttgcttgcgctctcaccaatactatcatgaattttgaaaacacgtgcttcccgatgtaaacaaatatcagctggttggtttatttctataccgcaaaaattgcgttcgagatgtttttttctctttttatcccgaagaacggaaacttgttccggattcaataccagtgtcgtttccaacagaggcagagaatttcacctggatggcacgttccaaagcaaacaacgctcccaagaagaaatgtgtccagaaggcttgctgcaatcggttccaggcgatgccgaaaaagagcagcaaatcagagtgcaaaaaggccaacccaaagatctggtggaatcgcccaaaccgaaaagtatttttgttcgggagggttctataagttggtcttcacagcaagaagcgttcagctgcatcgaagctactctacTAGCAGCaagcttcgagctgtgccttagagtgacgatgctcggttgcgccaattcccggattcccacccgttgccctccaaaaacggtagttcgataCTACACCCGcacccaagatttttttttttgtaatcttaaatggaaataggtactcgaacgaagGATTTGCGagaaataaacgttcaaaataccggaaccttcaagctggggtaactgcagtctagcagcagcaaacatagaccgcccagaatcagccggtattgcagttcatcagagccagaggcgaatctactaagcaaaataaatctgaaatcttaacaattcaacataatacataaattcatgctaaaattttcatattgtttaaaagacaatgatcaactaaagtaaatttcatttcaattttcgaagtaaaacgaaaacaaaataccagctgtaatggatttttgacagcttgatgttttttgttgacactgccgatttcacgcacacctacaaaggagagtgcaaaactcgattcatgctcgttttcagcgtggatggtgcaaaactttcgggtggtgaaaacgaatacggtattaGATTATCAATCGCCCACTATCGGATTTAAAATAAGACAACAACTTAAGCATCTACCTTATCAGATCATCAGCAGACGGTCTGCGGATCacgttttttttcgtaattcgaaagcatttcaaaatcaaaataatatttgtttgAGTAGATTGCCGatagatgataatttttgatgttATTGATTTGTGCCTTTCCAGCTATGCGCAGCATCAGCACCACGTCCGCCGTCTACGAGCCCCGCCGGCTGCCGGACAAGACGGGCAAGAATGTCGTTCTGGTGGATGGTGTCCGAACGCCGTTTCTGATGTCCGGAACCGATTACTCGAAGCTTATGCCCCATGAGCTGGCCCGCCATTCACTGTTGTAAGTcgactttctgtttttttagagtattcttaaaattttgaataacaacGATCCTAAAAATCTTGGCAAACGTAAATTTTTCTCTATTTATTTGGCTGGCTATCAGAACCGGGATGAGTATGCACACCTCGGTTGAAGTacgctcagttttttttttttttgagacatCTTACATTGGAAGCTGTTCGGCGAAATGTTAAGTCCAAATGGCAAGCGTATAAATTCGTACTGCCGCTGGATATCGCTACAGTATTTCCACacctttatgatttttaaagcaTTGGCCTctatccaaaataaaaaagatccatccacatgcatgtgctgcatcattgaggcgtacaatcgAGCGtacgatctcatgaccgttggttTAAAAACAAGGACTGCTGGCAGACCACGTTCACGGTGATACTAATATCCGTCCGCGACGCTTGAGCCAAATATGTCAGGCAACCAACAGCAATCTTGTAAGGAACCTCTGGAATTTTGGACATGAAGAATTTCGTCTCCCGTGGTCGGGCACATCGTCTTGGCCAGCTTCGTACTCGCATCCATCGGCAACGAAACTGGGTGGCAGTATTCTAAGTTAAAGCGCTGCAGGATGCTTTCCACGTACTGAGCTTGATCGATCTAAAATCCATGAAGATGAAACCATCTCCGAGACTTCCTTGTAGGTAAATACGCACTCCATTTATTCGAGGTCAAAGTCGTGCCTGCACTGCAAGTGCCAGAACAAACCTCGTTGTAGTCGAATCTTGAACGTTGCGAACAATCCTTTACGACCAACCGCGCCTTGTACTTTACGATGCGTCCGTAAGCGGGAGCTTGATCTTGTATGATTCTTTTACATGGATGAATTTGTATGGTTATGATTCTTCTACAAAGATCGAATCACCGGCTTCACCGTGGATTCAACGTAACTCATGGAATCTGTTGGAGGTTGTCTTTATCTTCAATAAACTAGAAAGAATTTCGAACTGAGAAGCggaatgcaaaattttgaaacaagttgagcaccactTCCTTTCAGTATGTGCTCTTACCACAACACAAAACCCAAATCTTGTAgcaattttactttttactcaCACGGCATATTAAACATGATGTCTGCTCACGGACCCGTTTCGTACTTTAAATACAAACATCTTACAGCCAAACAcacaacaatcatatcacagctCGGTTTCCTGAGGTATCACATAATCTGGCAGCCCTTCCTGGCTGCACTGCTCCATGGGTGCATGACAATGACCCAGATTACCTCCGACGTCTACTCCCGGGTGGATATGTTCCGGCTTGGCTATGCGACGGCTGATCGACTCTAAAAAAACGATTCCAGATCCCAAACAACGGCCCTATAGAAAAACAAACGTTGGTTCGTTATTTCTCAAGAATTTCTGCAGTGCTAATTATTCACTCATCCAATGGGGCCGTCGGTATCGGCAAGCTGGTTCTACTTTTCGCATTGTTCAATTTGGCCATCATGACACGTCGTGGCAGGATATTGTCGCCTTCAACTCTAACGTTGCCTGGGAGCTGGGAAGAATTAACGTTCGATTCGTGCTAACCGACTTTTATTCGCTCACCTGCAATCAGCTGAAGCGGAGTGCTCCGGTCCTTTGCGGGCAACAGCTTTTGGATGAAAGGATGGCACGAAACTGGAGCCAAAACGAACTTTACCGTACAATTTTGCGCCTTTTCTGGCCacgatgttgttttgtttttgtttattttcctgtTTGTGCGTGTTTGACATTCCACACAATttaaacactgaaaatattggaccacaacacaatttttttttctatttacgtGTATTCAGAGGTTCATAAAGGGGCTCACTTGTTTGTCATCGTATGACGTCAGCTATATGCAGCATCCGAAACTTCTTTCTAGTCAGCGAACGTTGTCTAAATCGCTTCAGCCCAAAAACGGTTAGGCAATTTTGAATCGCTCAGCATCGCATGGCCTTTTCCAGAGAAGTATGGACAGATctacattctgtagaactaatTCCCGATACATGTTTTGATTCATATTTACTTCTTCAGGCAAAAACTATTGTACCAAAGGATCACCGAAGCCTGGCGACCGTTACGTCGCCAGGAGTTTGTGATCATTGTACACGAACTTCAGTGCCTTCGCTCTTTATATCCTTTCTTGTTTTTGCCACAAAAAAGTTTGGTGTTTGGTAAGCCTAGAGAGTTACCTCCAGGCCAAGCTTTTCAAAGGAATTGTATTGTTCGTACATTCACCTTATGAAATGATACAAGTTCCAAACTTTGAAGTCTACTTTTACACTAAACAGCATACGATAGAACTGATCATATTTTGGTTTCCTCCCATTGCAGGAGCCTTTTGCGCAAAACCAAGGTCGACAAGGAGGTGATCGACTACATCGTTTACGGTACCGTTATCCAGGAGGTCAAAACCTCGAACATTGCCCGTGAAGCTGCCTTGACGGCCGGTTTCAGCAACAAAACTCCAGCTCACACCGTCACGATGGCTTGTATCAGCTCCAACCAGGCCATTACCACCGGAATCGGTCTGATCGCCACAGGAACCTACGATTCGATCGTGGCTGGAGGAGTTGAGTTCATGTCGGATGTTCCAATCCGCCATAGCCGTAAAATGCGAGCTCTGATGCTGAAGGCCAATAAGGCTAAAACAGCAGGCCAACGACTGCAGCTGTTGTCTAGCATCCGGCCAGACTTTTTCGTACCTGAACTACCGGCGGTGGCAGAATTTTCGTCCGGCGAAACAATGGGACATTCGGCCGATCGACTGGCGGCTGCCTTCAACGCGTCCCGCCAGGAACAGGATGACTATGCTCTGCGATCCCACACCCTAGCCAAGGAAGCTCAGGAAAAAGGCTACTTCACTGATCTGGTTCCCTTCAAGGTTTCCGGTGTGGACAAAACTGTTGAGAAAGACAACGGCATCCGTGTTTCGAGCAAGGAGGCTTTGGCCAAGCTAAGGCCCGCTTTTGTCAAACCCTACGGAACCGTTACGGCCGCGAATGCTTCTTTCTTAACGGACGGTGCCTCTGCCTGCTTGATCATGACCGAAGCCAAGGCCAAGCAGCTGGGTCTCAAACCCAAAGCCTATCTGCGGGACTTCATGTACGTTTCTCAGGACCCGATCGATCAACTGTTGCTTGGTCCAGCTTATGGAATCCCGAAACTGTTGAAGAAAGCTGGCCTCACCCTGAAGGACATCGATGCTTGGGAGATTCACGAAGCATTTGCTGTAAGTACCTTCAATAAGTTTTCTCTTTAACTCCTCAACCtcaataactttttcatttcatgaacATAGGGACAAATCATCGCCAATCTGAAGGCATTGGATTCCGATTACTTCTGCAAGAACTATCTCGGATTGAACGAAAAAGTTGGAACGCCCGATCTCACCAAGTGGAACAACTGGGGAGGTTCGCTCTCGATTGGTCATCCGTTTGCGGCCACCGGAGTTCGATTGTGCATGCACACCGTAAGTTAGCCTTGTTGGCTAGTGATCTTCCTTAAATCAACCCTgcgatttaaaacttttatcctTCCAGGCAAATCGTTTGGTTCGGGAAAATGGTCAACTCGGTTTGGTTGCTGCCTGTGCTGCCGGTGGACAGGGGGTCGCTATGCTACTGGAACGGCACCCGGATGCCGACGCGCAGTAAGCCAAGGAGCGGATCCCCAGCAGCAGCAGGGACTGATAGGATGTTTAGGTTTAGGGTGAAAAGTTGTGTGTTGAAAAGTTTACGATCATAGGTATGAAGGTTGGTTGCATTTTT
It includes:
- the LOC129748106 gene encoding trifunctional enzyme subunit beta, mitochondrial, coding for MAYHQLAKFGSLSGNIAKTAMRSISTTSAVYEPRRLPDKTGKNVVLVDGVRTPFLMSGTDYSKLMPHELARHSLLSLLRKTKVDKEVIDYIVYGTVIQEVKTSNIAREAALTAGFSNKTPAHTVTMACISSNQAITTGIGLIATGTYDSIVAGGVEFMSDVPIRHSRKMRALMLKANKAKTAGQRLQLLSSIRPDFFVPELPAVAEFSSGETMGHSADRLAAAFNASRQEQDDYALRSHTLAKEAQEKGYFTDLVPFKVSGVDKTVEKDNGIRVSSKEALAKLRPAFVKPYGTVTAANASFLTDGASACLIMTEAKAKQLGLKPKAYLRDFMYVSQDPIDQLLLGPAYGIPKLLKKAGLTLKDIDAWEIHEAFAGQIIANLKALDSDYFCKNYLGLNEKVGTPDLTKWNNWGGSLSIGHPFAATGVRLCMHTANRLVRENGQLGLVAACAAGGQGVAMLLERHPDADAQ